CGACCTGGCCGCGCGCCTGGGCCGCCACGGCGGCTTTGTCGAGGTGCGCGCCTCTGCCGCCAGCGTGCGCGACAACGCGCTGGGCAAGGAGCGCTTCACTTTCGAGATGCGCTGGCGCCCACCCCAAGCCGAAGGAGGCAAGCCATGAACGTCTGGACACGCCGGGCCCTGGTCACCGCGCTGCTGTGCGTGCTGGCCCTGCTGGCCGGCGCGGGGCTGGCTTACAACGCGCTCTGGAGCCGTTATGACAGCGGCTTGTCGCTACTCGAATCGCGCAGCGAGCGCATCGACGGCCTAGTCGGCGCCGGCCCCGATATCGCCTCGCGCCTCGAATCCGCACGCCAGACCGTCGCGCCCTGGCTGCACCCGGCCGGCGAGAACGCCGCCAATGACGCGCAGCAGCGCCTGCGCGAACTCATCAACGCCTCGGGCAACACCCTGGTGTCGTCCCAGGTGGCGCTGGAGCCCGGTGCCGAAGGTCGACTCGCCAGCGTGCGCCTTACGGCCACCCTGACCGGCGACTGGCCCCGGCTCGTGCGCTTCATGCAGGACTTGCAGGCGCGCACGCCGCCGTTCTGGGTGCGCTCCGCTAGCCTCGCGCGCGAAGGCGCCAACACTTCGGGGGCGGCGCAGACTGCACGCCTCACTCTGCAGCTGGCGGCGCCCCTGGCACCGGAAAAGGGGCAGCCATGATCCGTCCCTGGCACTTCACCCCCCTGTTGGCCGGTGCCGCGCTGGCTGCCGGCGCCTACTGGTGGCTCGCCGAAAAGGACCTCTGGCAGCCTCCGCCGGCGCGCACGCCTGAACTGCCCCAACTCGCGCCACTGCAGCAGCCCGTGCGCTCCACGGTCCGAGAGGCCCTGGCTCGGCCACCGCTGTGGGCCTCGCGCCGCCCGGTCGAGGCCGACGGCAAGAAAGGCGGCATGGAACAGGAAATCAACCAGTCGCGCCTGACGGCCGTATTCGAATCGGGCAGGCAGCGCATTACAACATCCCTGAAATACATTTATGTATTTCAGGATTCAAGATAGGACGCCAGGAGAGTGGCGACGAGCTCGGCGGTCTGCTTCAGGTCGGCAGCGGGGGCCGGCAAAGGCTCCCAGCGGCCGGTGTGGCTGCGAAACGCTGCCGTGTACTTGTTGCGAGCGACCTCGCTCAAGCGTGCCACGGTATCGACGTCGTCGTCGCGGTGCATCTGGATCAGCAGGTGCTTGCCATAGGGACGCACATGGGCCGCGGTGCGGCCGGTGAATTCGGCGAGATGGCGCTGCAGCTCAGCGGCGCTTGCTTGGGCGAGGGGTGTGGGCATGGCGGGTGAACCTCCTGGGTTCGCCAGTTTGCAGCTCGAAGCCGGCGAACGTCCACTTGAACGGCTTGGGCGAGACGTTGCGCTGTGCGATGAAGGCCTCGGTGCGCTGGCGCAGATGCTGGGTGGAGGTATGGCTGGCGTGGCGCAGGACGCGGCGCGAGTAGATGCCGAACAGCAGTTCGATCTGGTTGACCCAACTGGCATGCAGCGGCGTGAAGTGAAAGACGAAGCGCTCACCGTGCCGGCTGTTGAAATCAGCCCACACCGCCTGCGCGCGGTGCGTGTTCAGGTTGTCCCAGATGACGTGCACGGTGCCCTGGGGATAGGCGCATGCCACCTCCTCCATGAAGGCCACCAGATCGTCCTGGGTGCGTCTGTCGGTGCAGCGGCCCAGCACCCGGCCGGAATGCACGTCCAGCGCGGCCGTCAGCGCCTGCGTGCCATGCCGGATGTACTCGAATTCGCGGCGGCGTGCGCGCCCAGGCTGCGGGGCGCGGTCGGCATGCTTGCGCTCGATCGCCTGGATGCCGGTCTTCTCGTCGATGCTCAGCACCACCGAACCCAAGGGCTGCTGGCGGTACAACTCACAGATGGCGTTGACCTTCTCGCGAAACTGCGGGTCAGGACTGTGCAGCCACTGCCGCACGCGGTGCGGGCGCACATCGCCGGCTTGCAAGATGCGCTGCAGGTGACTGCGGCTGATGTGCGGCACGACCCCGCGCTGCACGGCGCGCTCGCACAACTCATTCAGCGTCGGCGTGGCCCGGCCAAGACCTTCGGCCGGCTCGCACGCCAGGGCCAGCAGTTGCAGCCGCTGCGCGTCAGCGATGCGCCGCGGTCGCCCGGGACGCTGGACCTCACGCAGCCCCGCCATGCCTTGGCTCGCCACGCGGCTGCGCCACTTCGACACGCTGGGCAGCGACAGGCCCAGCGACGCAGCGATCGCCGCCGTCGTCAGACCCTCGTCGGCCATCAGCGCGATCTTGGCTCGCACGACGTCGCGCTGGGCTGCCGTGCTCTGGCGCACCAACGCTTCGAGCGCCTCGCGCTCCTTCTTTGACAGCTTGACAACTTGTGCTCGACGGCCTCGCCTCATGAGGCGTCGAGCTTACATCAAAAACCCCTTATAGAAAACATATTTACGGGATGTTGTACTAGGTGCCTGCAGCGCGTTCGTGACGAGTTCGGCCGGACGCCTTTCTAAGACATCACGTATTTGGGGATTTATGCTGGGATCGATCGGACTGCGTATGCGCCAAGTGTGGGATTTGACGCGACGCCATGGAGTTCGTCGTGCTGCGTCCATGGTCAGGCAACGGCTCAAGCACGGGCCTGGCGGACCGTTGAAGAGCCGCAATGTCTTCACGCATTACGACTTCGTGCGCGTCGCCAGGGTGCAGTTGGCTCCGCAGCCGGCGCGCGCCAATACCTTGCTTTGGTTCATTCCGGATTTCAATATCGGCTCGGGCGGACACCAGACCATTTTTCGCACCATCTGGCATCTGGAGCGTATGGGCTGGGAGTCGAGCATCGTGATCGTGAGCCCCACGGTTCATGCGACGGCCGAGTCGGCGCGCCACGATATCTGCGAGCATTTCTTTCCCCTGCAGGCCCGGGTTTTCATCGGTTTTGATGGGTTGCCCAGTAGCGAGTTCGTCATCGCCACTGGCTGGCAGACGGCCTATCCAGTGCGTGCGGTCGCAGGGCCTGTCAAGAAGCTGTACTTCGTGCAGGATTTCGAGCCGAGTTTCTACCCGACTGGGACCGAGTCGGTGCTGGCGGACAACACCTACCATTTCGGCTTCTTCGGCATTACCGCCGGGGGCTGGCTGGCACGCAAGCTGCGGGCCGAATACGGCATGCTGACGCACCCCATCAGCTTCGGCGTGGATCACGACCTGTACCGCCAGCGCCCGCGGCGCGAGCCGCACATCAAGCGTGTATTTTTCTATGCGCGCCCGCCAACGCCGCGGCGCGCCTTCGAGTTCGGCCTGCTGGTGCTGGAGGCCGTCTCGCGCAGATTGCCGGATACCCAGTTCATACTGGCCGGCTGGGATGTGAGCGACTACCACATTCCATTTCCTCATCTGGCGGCGGGAGTCATCTCGCCCGAGGAGTTGGCCGACGTGTTCAGCCAGTGCGATGCGGCGCTGGTGCTGTCGCTGACCAACCTGTCGTTGATGCCGCTGGAGGTGATGGCCGCCGGCTGCGCCGTGGTCTCCAATCGTGGTGACTGCGTAGAGTGGCTGCTCAATGACGATGTGGCGCTGCTGACCGATCCTACGCTGGAGGCCCTGTCGGATGCGCTGTGCCATTTGCTGCAGGACGATGCTGCGCGCCAAGCCCTGTGCCGGCGAGCCCAGGAGTTTGCGCGCCACCAGCACTGGAAGGCGTCGGCAGAAGCCTTCGAGCAGGGTCTCCTGGAGGCGCGCAAGCTGCTGTCTGTGGTGGCTGAAGAAGCGGTGTGATGATGCAGTTGATGAGGCGTTGGCAGTGGCCATGCGGAACCGGATCGGACAGGGTGCTGGCGAGGTGTACATGGGCGTGAGCGTCAATCGGCCGGGGGCTTTACAGCAGGCGTCGTCGGGACGCGCGCAGCACGCCTGGGTGTTGTGGCGCTATTGGATGCTGCGCGAATTCAAGACGCGTTATGCGGGCTCCGTCCTGGGTCTGTCCTGGGCCTTCGTGCAGCCGCTGGCCACGCTGGCGATCTTTT
This region of Alicycliphilus denitrificans K601 genomic DNA includes:
- the gspM gene encoding type II secretion system protein GspM, whose product is MNVWTRRALVTALLCVLALLAGAGLAYNALWSRYDSGLSLLESRSERIDGLVGAGPDIASRLESARQTVAPWLHPAGENAANDAQQRLRELINASGNTLVSSQVALEPGAEGRLASVRLTATLTGDWPRLVRFMQDLQARTPPFWVRSASLAREGANTSGAAQTARLTLQLAAPLAPEKGQP
- a CDS encoding IS630 family transposase, with the translated sequence MRRGRRAQVVKLSKKEREALEALVRQSTAAQRDVVRAKIALMADEGLTTAAIAASLGLSLPSVSKWRSRVASQGMAGLREVQRPGRPRRIADAQRLQLLALACEPAEGLGRATPTLNELCERAVQRGVVPHISRSHLQRILQAGDVRPHRVRQWLHSPDPQFREKVNAICELYRQQPLGSVVLSIDEKTGIQAIERKHADRAPQPGRARRREFEYIRHGTQALTAALDVHSGRVLGRCTDRRTQDDLVAFMEEVACAYPQGTVHVIWDNLNTHRAQAVWADFNSRHGERFVFHFTPLHASWVNQIELLFGIYSRRVLRHASHTSTQHLRQRTEAFIAQRNVSPKPFKWTFAGFELQTGEPRRFTRHAHTPRPSKRR
- a CDS encoding glycosyltransferase family 4 protein; translated protein: MKSRNVFTHYDFVRVARVQLAPQPARANTLLWFIPDFNIGSGGHQTIFRTIWHLERMGWESSIVIVSPTVHATAESARHDICEHFFPLQARVFIGFDGLPSSEFVIATGWQTAYPVRAVAGPVKKLYFVQDFEPSFYPTGTESVLADNTYHFGFFGITAGGWLARKLRAEYGMLTHPISFGVDHDLYRQRPRREPHIKRVFFYARPPTPRRAFEFGLLVLEAVSRRLPDTQFILAGWDVSDYHIPFPHLAAGVISPEELADVFSQCDAALVLSLTNLSLMPLEVMAAGCAVVSNRGDCVEWLLNDDVALLTDPTLEALSDALCHLLQDDAARQALCRRAQEFARHQHWKASAEAFEQGLLEARKLLSVVAEEAV